In Nitrospinota bacterium, a single genomic region encodes these proteins:
- a CDS encoding sigma-54 dependent transcriptional regulator, whose product MKHKFSILILDDEAEIVRILEKALETEYNVIGETEVEPARKYLAANRVDVLVLDYRLKNENGLDLLAEFKQSYPEMEVIMITGYGDIEMAVLAVKSGAFHFLSKPFKNDVLKNLIKKALTKKEFEMMMQNIKGEAEAKYKISNIPGSGLRIKSVRELVKKAQEVESNVLILGENGTGKEFFARVIHTGSRRMEYPFLAFNCSTLGADDIKVELFGLVGSETAGTKTRRTGIFEAVGDGTIFLSDIFALPYEIKEMVEDVIKTGEFLPVGGVAPQDNIVFSGRIIGGASGLDDSHADDVNGSGSLYRQLSEFPIIVPPLRERGGDIKEIAEYFLRRNGERLGKNFSGFSTDAMNMICAYSWPGNLRHLENIIERVSILEDGNEITTKYLPSEIVESYTASGVPDKISNYRQFMKVSNDISSMKYMKNVLKETGGNVTKAASIAGMKRESFHRLLKKHKISSKTLQ is encoded by the coding sequence ATGAAGCATAAGTTTTCGATTTTGATACTTGATGATGAAGCGGAAATAGTAAGGATCCTTGAGAAGGCGCTTGAAACCGAATATAACGTAATTGGGGAGACGGAAGTTGAGCCTGCAAGGAAATATCTTGCTGCGAACAGAGTGGACGTTCTGGTGCTTGATTACCGCTTGAAGAATGAGAATGGGCTGGATCTGCTGGCCGAGTTCAAGCAATCCTATCCGGAGATGGAAGTTATTATGATTACCGGGTATGGCGATATCGAGATGGCCGTCCTGGCGGTAAAGTCCGGCGCTTTCCATTTCCTTTCAAAACCGTTTAAAAATGACGTTCTGAAAAATCTTATAAAAAAGGCTCTTACAAAAAAAGAGTTTGAGATGATGATGCAGAACATCAAGGGGGAAGCCGAAGCGAAATACAAGATAAGCAATATCCCCGGTTCAGGACTGCGCATAAAGAGCGTAAGAGAGCTGGTGAAGAAGGCTCAGGAAGTGGAAAGCAACGTTCTGATACTCGGCGAGAACGGTACCGGAAAGGAGTTTTTCGCGCGCGTAATTCACACCGGCAGCAGGAGGATGGAGTACCCGTTCCTTGCTTTTAATTGTAGCACCTTGGGCGCGGACGATATCAAGGTGGAGCTTTTTGGATTGGTTGGGAGCGAAACCGCGGGGACGAAGACTCGAAGGACCGGGATTTTCGAAGCGGTTGGCGACGGGACCATTTTTCTTTCGGACATTTTTGCACTGCCGTATGAAATAAAAGAGATGGTTGAGGACGTGATAAAAACCGGCGAGTTCCTTCCGGTTGGTGGAGTAGCGCCACAGGACAATATCGTTTTTTCAGGCCGAATCATCGGTGGGGCATCCGGTTTGGATGATTCCCATGCCGATGACGTGAACGGTTCCGGAAGTCTGTACAGGCAATTATCGGAATTTCCGATAATAGTTCCGCCTCTCAGAGAGAGGGGTGGGGATATAAAGGAGATTGCCGAATATTTCCTCCGCAGGAACGGCGAAAGGCTTGGGAAAAATTTTTCCGGTTTTTCAACAGACGCGATGAATATGATCTGCGCCTACTCATGGCCCGGCAACCTCCGGCATCTTGAAAATATCATTGAAAGGGTTTCAATTCTTGAAGATGGAAATGAGATTACCACCAAGTATCTCCCTTCCGAGATAGTCGAAAGCTACACTGCATCGGGAGTCCCCGACAAGATCTCAAACTACAGGCAGTTCATGAAGGTCAGCAACGATATCTCCTCAATGAAATACATGAAAAATGTATTGAAGGAAACAGGCGGCAACGTCACAAAGGCCGCTTCCATTGCCGGCATGAAAAGGGAATCGTTTCATAGGCTCCTTAAAAAGCACAAGATAAGTTCAAAAACACTTCAATAG
- a CDS encoding class I SAM-dependent methyltransferase: MDLKETGQSVHRHPWELSRAEVSLEILSRYLPASADFLDIGAGDLYFSRLLASRFSGKVLAVDTGYTGEEQAAERIALAAGFNDVEKGSVDCLILMDVLEHVEDTTPFLEGAFSKVREGGIVFITVPAFQFLFSEHDRFLNHFRRYTLHSLREEIKRVTASVETAESCYFYFSLFVFRSLGVMLHRMLKLNKQENRGAGDWRYSEKHPVTMIIRFILNIDFRLARIMGRLGVKIPGLSLCMVCRKKSV, encoded by the coding sequence TTGGATTTAAAGGAAACCGGCCAATCTGTTCACAGACACCCTTGGGAGTTGTCAAGGGCCGAGGTTTCTCTTGAAATCCTTTCGCGATATCTCCCGGCTTCGGCAGACTTTCTTGATATAGGCGCGGGAGACCTCTATTTTTCCAGACTTCTCGCCAGTCGTTTTTCCGGGAAGGTTCTTGCGGTAGACACGGGATATACCGGCGAGGAGCAGGCGGCTGAGCGTATCGCACTGGCGGCCGGTTTTAATGATGTGGAAAAAGGGAGCGTTGACTGTCTTATCCTCATGGACGTGCTGGAGCATGTAGAGGATACCACCCCTTTCCTGGAGGGTGCGTTTTCAAAAGTAAGAGAAGGGGGCATTGTTTTCATTACCGTCCCTGCATTCCAGTTTCTCTTTTCGGAGCACGACAGGTTTCTGAACCATTTTCGGCGGTACACTCTTCATTCCCTGAGAGAGGAAATTAAAAGGGTGACCGCCAGTGTTGAGACAGCGGAGAGCTGCTATTTCTACTTTTCCCTGTTCGTTTTCAGGTCTCTTGGAGTTATGCTACACAGGATGTTAAAGTTGAACAAACAGGAGAACAGGGGTGCAGGGGATTGGCGATACAGTGAAAAGCATCCCGTTACGATGATCATCAGATTTATCCTTAATATCGATTTTCGTCTTGCGAGGATCATGGGCAGGCTCGGCGTAAAAATTCCGGGACTCTCCTTGTGTATGGTATGCAGGAAAAAGTCTGTTTAA
- a CDS encoding glycosyltransferase, whose translation MQEKVCLIIPCYNEAERLDISLFNTFSENLYCLFVNDGSTDDTEELIRNNLSNNIFLLSLEENFGKAEAVRRGMMHAMSLPFAEDIDWIGYWDADLATPLSEVPMFIRYAKNYETKIDAIWGSRIYRLGSDIKRSFRRHILGRLFTTAIAILLKVKSYDSQCGAKLFRPDIVDIAFREPFISRWIFDVELLKRLPGHAVIEYPLGAWSDVGGSKMNLVREIPSIAIDILRIRLKY comes from the coding sequence ATGCAGGAAAAAGTCTGTTTAATAATCCCGTGCTATAACGAGGCCGAGAGGCTCGATATCTCACTCTTCAACACGTTTTCTGAAAACCTTTACTGCCTTTTCGTAAATGACGGTTCAACCGACGATACCGAAGAGCTCATAAGGAACAATTTATCAAACAATATTTTCCTGCTGAGTCTTGAGGAAAATTTTGGCAAGGCAGAAGCCGTCAGGCGGGGGATGATGCACGCCATGAGCCTCCCCTTTGCTGAGGATATAGACTGGATAGGGTACTGGGATGCCGACCTCGCAACGCCGCTCTCGGAAGTGCCGATGTTTATCCGGTACGCTAAAAATTATGAAACGAAGATAGATGCCATTTGGGGGAGCAGGATATACAGGCTCGGAAGCGATATAAAGCGCTCATTTCGCCGCCATATTCTAGGAAGACTGTTTACCACCGCGATAGCCATCCTCTTGAAGGTAAAGAGCTACGATTCACAGTGCGGCGCGAAACTCTTCAGGCCGGATATCGTAGATATTGCTTTCAGGGAGCCGTTTATCTCCAGATGGATATTTGACGTTGAACTGCTTAAAAGATTGCCCGGTCACGCGGTGATCGAATATCCGCTTGGTGCATGGAGCGATGTAGGCGGGAGCAAGATGAATTTGGTCAGGGAGATACCAAGTATTGCGATTGATATTCTCCGAATCAGATTGAAATACTGA
- the rseP gene encoding RIP metalloprotease RseP: MATNIILALLTLSLLVFVHEVGHFLMAVATGARVEIFSIGFGRALWKRKFFGTEYRLSLIPLGGYVAILNDGSEMSLNRKPVWKRALVAFAGPLANFVLAVIIFSTLFSIGGQIPTNIVQAVTSGSPAERGGLIAGDKIVGTSGKKIESQNELAALLADSPGAPLRLDIEKDGGKVFSTTVIPDAVKIVDQTGEEKIVGRIGITFRMSGEKMGLFESLYYGTEKTLNNCRLIIHMLFKMFSNQVSSESIAGPIFILMAAGDQADAGLVPLFAFAAMLSLNLAVFNLLPIPVLDGGELLLLFIESIKGSPVNESAMEMFHRTGLAMMALLFLYAFYSDITRLLS; the protein is encoded by the coding sequence TTGGCAACTAATATAATCCTTGCTCTGCTTACCCTGAGCCTGCTTGTATTTGTACATGAGGTGGGGCACTTCCTTATGGCGGTAGCGACCGGAGCACGGGTGGAAATATTTTCCATTGGTTTCGGGCGGGCATTGTGGAAAAGGAAATTTTTCGGCACTGAATACAGGCTGTCGCTCATACCGCTTGGCGGATATGTAGCAATACTAAATGACGGAAGCGAAATGTCTTTGAACCGCAAACCTGTCTGGAAGAGAGCCCTCGTAGCTTTTGCAGGGCCGCTGGCAAATTTTGTGCTGGCAGTCATCATATTCTCCACGCTCTTTTCCATCGGGGGACAAATCCCTACGAACATCGTGCAAGCTGTAACTTCCGGCTCCCCTGCAGAGAGAGGTGGATTGATTGCGGGCGATAAAATTGTCGGAACATCAGGAAAGAAAATTGAGAGCCAGAACGAGCTTGCCGCGCTTCTCGCTGACTCACCTGGGGCCCCGCTTCGCCTGGATATAGAAAAAGATGGTGGAAAAGTATTTTCAACGACCGTCATACCCGATGCCGTAAAGATAGTAGATCAAACTGGCGAGGAAAAGATCGTCGGGAGAATAGGGATTACATTCCGTATGTCGGGTGAAAAAATGGGTCTTTTCGAATCTCTCTACTATGGAACGGAAAAGACGCTTAACAACTGCCGTCTCATAATCCATATGCTGTTTAAGATGTTTTCGAACCAGGTCTCTTCCGAAAGTATAGCCGGCCCTATTTTCATTCTTATGGCCGCTGGAGATCAGGCCGATGCCGGCCTGGTGCCGCTATTTGCCTTTGCGGCGATGCTCTCCCTGAACCTCGCCGTATTCAATCTCTTACCGATACCGGTGCTTGATGGCGGGGAACTCCTTCTTCTGTTCATAGAAAGCATCAAGGGTAGCCCGGTGAACGAGAGCGCAATGGAAATGTTTCATAGAACCGGCCTCGCCATGATGGCGCTACTTTTCCTGTACGCCTTTTACAGCGATATCACCAGGCTTCTTTCCTGA
- the rseP gene encoding RIP metalloprotease RseP codes for MLLYVVSAIFVLGILIIVHEWGHFWMARKMGVGVEKFSIGFGRPMWQKKIGETEFIVAWIPFGGYVKMVGDEEGEDAPVPENPEISFNSKAVWRRFLIVFAGPLANLIFAALVFMLVYMIGIDVPDTKIKTVVAGSPAHGVGIISGDRIVEIDGKEISSWSELSEVIGQAPDKQLELTIQPETGSIRYVSITPEAQSSKTIFGEDIRVGRIGISPDTVFKRYDPFTAAYLGTKKMIEIIYLTGMVIVKMVQQIVPANTIGGPLMIFKIAGDQAQAGLIPLLMFMGVLSVNLGFLNLLPVPILDGGHIMFFAIEAIKGGPVSLKGREIAQQVGIFLLITLMAFAFYNDITRFMASE; via the coding sequence ATGCTGCTATACGTCGTGTCCGCAATTTTTGTCCTTGGAATACTGATAATAGTCCACGAATGGGGACACTTCTGGATGGCCAGAAAAATGGGGGTCGGCGTCGAGAAATTTTCAATCGGCTTTGGACGACCGATGTGGCAGAAGAAAATCGGCGAAACAGAGTTCATCGTTGCATGGATACCGTTCGGCGGATACGTAAAGATGGTCGGCGACGAGGAAGGGGAAGACGCCCCCGTTCCGGAAAATCCGGAAATTTCCTTCAATAGCAAGGCTGTGTGGCGAAGGTTCCTTATTGTTTTTGCCGGGCCTCTTGCGAATCTTATTTTCGCGGCGCTGGTATTCATGCTTGTTTACATGATCGGCATAGATGTGCCTGATACTAAGATCAAGACTGTCGTGGCAGGATCGCCTGCACATGGCGTCGGGATCATCTCCGGCGACAGGATTGTCGAAATCGACGGCAAGGAAATATCCTCATGGTCCGAACTCTCGGAGGTCATCGGTCAAGCGCCGGACAAACAGCTTGAACTGACTATTCAGCCGGAAACCGGCTCTATTAGATACGTTTCCATCACGCCCGAAGCGCAGTCGTCCAAGACCATTTTTGGTGAGGATATTCGCGTTGGGCGCATAGGGATAAGCCCCGACACTGTATTCAAAAGATACGACCCCTTCACCGCCGCATATCTTGGCACTAAGAAGATGATAGAGATAATTTACCTGACCGGTATGGTAATTGTAAAAATGGTGCAACAGATCGTCCCCGCGAATACAATCGGCGGGCCGCTGATGATCTTCAAGATCGCAGGCGACCAAGCTCAGGCAGGATTGATCCCACTGTTGATGTTCATGGGTGTCCTTTCGGTGAACCTCGGTTTCCTTAACCTTCTCCCTGTACCGATCCTTGACGGCGGACACATAATGTTTTTTGCTATTGAGGCGATAAAAGGGGGGCCGGTGAGCCTGAAGGGGAGAGAGATCGCCCAGCAGGTAGGGATATTCCTTTTGATAACCTTGATGGCATTCGCGTTCTATAACGACATCACACGTTTTATGGCAAGTGAGTAA
- a CDS encoding outer membrane lipoprotein carrier protein LolA, with the protein MRTAMIFLMILTPSLTHAFSEKEIIENVEKEFASMRTMSAKFRQTFHDAGMEDSEKSTGKVKMKKRLMMRWTYDPPDEQIIVSNGKNIYLYIPEENQVLVEKIGNVINTSSPALFLAGEYALKEIFTIRLATGENKDRISKEIRLELIPKKESISVTRILIGVDSKNWRIRSISIIDWADNRTDIEFFDIAINGDMNDDSFNFKTPKGVEAVRLPNLKLE; encoded by the coding sequence ATGAGAACGGCAATGATCTTTTTAATGATCTTAACCCCTTCCCTGACCCACGCATTTTCGGAGAAGGAGATAATTGAAAACGTCGAAAAAGAATTCGCCTCCATGCGAACCATGAGCGCGAAATTCAGGCAAACTTTCCATGACGCAGGTATGGAAGATTCCGAGAAATCAACCGGCAAGGTCAAGATGAAAAAGCGTCTCATGATGCGGTGGACATACGATCCACCGGATGAGCAGATAATCGTGTCAAACGGGAAAAACATTTATCTTTATATCCCGGAGGAGAATCAGGTGCTGGTCGAGAAGATCGGGAACGTGATCAACACCAGCTCCCCCGCTCTGTTTCTGGCTGGGGAATACGCGTTGAAAGAAATTTTCACGATAAGGTTGGCTACCGGGGAAAATAAAGATAGAATATCAAAGGAAATAAGGCTTGAGTTAATACCGAAAAAGGAATCCATTTCCGTTACGCGGATACTCATTGGCGTAGATTCAAAAAACTGGAGAATCCGCTCTATTTCAATTATTGATTGGGCCGATAACAGAACCGATATCGAGTTTTTCGATATCGCCATAAATGGAGATATGAACGATGACAGCTTTAACTTTAAAACACCAAAGGGTGTCGAAGCTGTAAGACTGCCGAACCTAAAACTGGAGTAA
- a CDS encoding rhomboid family intramembrane serine protease, which yields MIPLYDTNPTKNISYITMALIVANAGIFFAQATSGHFNLYLFQYGVTPLEILNMRDVEPTIPYPIGITIITSMFLHGGLMHIAGNMLFLWIFGNNIEDIFGHFQFMLFYILCGIAAVFAHIYQFTNSDLPLVGASGAVSGILAAYLIAFPRAKVHTLFWFFIIVKIFPLPAWLLITTWFLVQIMSIGNADQIAWGSHVGGFLAGIILYPFFRLGKELPA from the coding sequence ATGATACCTCTTTACGATACAAATCCCACTAAAAACATATCCTACATTACCATGGCGTTGATAGTAGCGAATGCCGGGATCTTTTTTGCTCAGGCCACCTCAGGACATTTCAATCTCTATTTGTTCCAGTACGGCGTTACCCCGCTGGAGATCCTCAATATGCGGGACGTTGAGCCAACTATTCCATACCCGATCGGGATAACCATAATAACCTCCATGTTCCTGCATGGGGGGCTGATGCATATCGCGGGCAACATGCTGTTCCTCTGGATATTCGGAAACAATATTGAAGACATTTTTGGCCATTTCCAATTCATGCTTTTTTATATCCTTTGCGGAATAGCGGCGGTATTTGCCCACATTTACCAGTTTACAAATTCAGATCTGCCGTTGGTCGGCGCGAGCGGTGCGGTATCCGGCATTCTAGCCGCATACCTGATAGCGTTTCCGCGCGCAAAGGTTCATACACTCTTTTGGTTTTTTATCATTGTAAAAATATTTCCCTTACCGGCCTGGCTCCTGATCACCACCTGGTTTTTGGTACAGATCATGTCGATAGGAAACGCCGACCAGATAGCCTGGGGAAGCCATGTGGGGGGTTTTCTGGCCGGGATCATCCTCTACCCCTTTTTCAGGCTTGGGAAGGAGCTGCCCGCATGA
- a CDS encoding DUF523 domain-containing protein, which translates to MEGKIKYMASACLAGVNCRYDGTSREDADLSTLFTKGLVIPFCPEIFGEMGIPRKRVQIIDGDGNDVIDNRARIMDSDGTDRTEQMIKGAEKTAALGNIVSPEIIFLKSKSPSCGLSPKIGVTAAMLLRNGFNLREVGE; encoded by the coding sequence ATGGAAGGAAAGATTAAATATATGGCCTCCGCCTGCCTTGCCGGAGTCAATTGCCGGTATGACGGCACATCAAGAGAGGATGCCGATCTCTCTACCCTGTTTACGAAGGGTCTGGTTATCCCTTTTTGTCCCGAAATATTCGGCGAGATGGGAATTCCCCGCAAGCGTGTGCAGATAATCGATGGCGACGGCAATGATGTAATTGATAATCGCGCTCGCATTATGGACTCGGACGGGACAGACAGAACGGAACAGATGATAAAAGGGGCTGAAAAAACTGCCGCGCTTGGAAATATTGTTTCTCCGGAAATTATATTCCTTAAATCGAAAAGTCCGTCATGCGGCCTTTCTCCCAAAATCGGTGTAACCGCCGCCATGCTGTTGAGAAACGGATTCAATCTTAGAGAGGTCGGGGAATGA
- the purN gene encoding phosphoribosylglycinamide formyltransferase, which yields MPPKLIPEYAVLASGRGSNLQALLEAVTKNIVPYFPRVVLSDNLDAKALTIAAEHGIETVFLDPKKHKGRIAYGEGIKSELASRGVEYICLAGFMRILGENVVAAFPNRIINIHPSLLPSFPGLEAQRQALDAGVEESGCTVHFVDSGVDTGPIIMQAKVKVNQNDSVQALSERILEQEHLIYPKVISALLEKRITIKNGVVTVHNSDGRKD from the coding sequence ATGCCCCCGAAATTGATCCCGGAGTACGCTGTTCTGGCCTCGGGCCGAGGAAGCAACCTCCAAGCTCTCCTGGAAGCTGTTACAAAAAATATCGTCCCTTACTTTCCAAGAGTAGTGCTTAGCGATAACCTGGACGCCAAAGCACTGACCATCGCCGCTGAACATGGGATCGAAACGGTTTTCCTTGACCCCAAAAAACATAAGGGCCGCATAGCCTACGGAGAGGGGATAAAGAGCGAACTGGCAAGCAGGGGGGTAGAATATATATGCCTCGCCGGATTCATGAGAATACTGGGTGAAAATGTCGTAGCGGCATTTCCAAACAGGATCATCAACATCCACCCCTCGTTACTCCCTTCATTTCCGGGGCTGGAGGCCCAAAGGCAGGCGCTTGACGCGGGGGTGGAAGAATCGGGATGCACAGTTCACTTTGTCGACAGCGGCGTGGATACCGGGCCGATTATCATGCAGGCAAAGGTAAAGGTGAACCAGAACGATTCCGTGCAGGCACTTTCGGAAAGGATCCTCGAACAGGAGCATCTCATTTATCCCAAAGTAATCTCCGCGCTTCTTGAAAAAAGAATAACCATAAAAAATGGAGTGGTGACGGTACATAACAGCGATGGAAGGAAAGATTAA
- the lpxC gene encoding UDP-3-O-acyl-N-acetylglucosamine deacetylase produces the protein MNKKGSILVVDDEENITESLNGILTDEGYEVDITQSGDKALEILKEKAFDLVLLDIWLPGRKDGLQTLREIRKRKMDVDVIMISGHGSIDTAVRATKLGAHNFIEKPLSLDTVLETIHSVLKQKRSGKKSKNAVIGKKGEYRYVAKSAAMREVLKQATKASKTFDPVLIIGEDGTGKQYTASYIHQNSKLQDEPFITVDSIDLTTSAFEKLFGPLNEDLSAKNSKFSKITGTVFMANPNLFDTKIQKRIAALIKLQNGKRKKTVRFIASLQTSANRKIKNMDASLKVFFKKHELRLPALREREEDISELIIYFVGHASEDFGKPDVDVSEKAMDRMISYPWPGNVKELQSVIENTLMSCPAHLIEQSDIAFDYSLKKKSNSSTERFLTKRENTTKKRMKKKGRTYLQKTIGQSVVLTGLGLHSGTKTGLIISPLPPRSGIIFGDISSGRQVAALVDHVDTTGYATSIKFGGTSVKTIEHIMATLHIYGITNALLKVNDEVPIMDGSAAAFCKLIEHAGVVEQDDEIEPIIITAPITIGEGDNRTKSLTIEPSDKLEIHYHMDYPQPVGKMDAVFKMNGLEFFKTEIAPARTFGFVSDIKNFEEAGLAEGGKLTNVILVDDEKIVNTTLRFEDEFARHKILDILGDMYLLGRPLIGKISARLTGHTENIAMLKKIRETL, from the coding sequence ATGAACAAAAAAGGCAGCATCCTGGTAGTTGATGACGAGGAAAATATAACAGAATCCCTCAACGGCATCCTTACCGACGAAGGTTACGAAGTAGATATCACCCAAAGCGGCGACAAGGCTCTCGAAATACTCAAGGAAAAAGCCTTCGACCTCGTGCTTCTGGACATTTGGCTCCCCGGACGTAAAGACGGATTGCAGACACTTCGCGAAATACGCAAACGGAAAATGGATGTCGACGTGATAATGATCTCGGGACATGGTTCGATAGACACAGCGGTAAGGGCGACGAAGCTTGGGGCACACAACTTCATTGAAAAACCGCTTTCACTCGATACGGTTCTTGAGACTATCCACTCGGTGCTGAAACAGAAGAGGAGCGGAAAAAAGAGTAAAAATGCAGTAATAGGAAAAAAGGGGGAGTACCGTTATGTGGCCAAATCTGCCGCGATGAGAGAAGTATTAAAACAGGCTACCAAGGCTTCAAAAACCTTCGACCCTGTTTTAATAATCGGCGAAGACGGCACAGGGAAGCAATACACCGCTTCCTATATCCACCAAAACTCAAAGCTCCAGGACGAACCGTTCATCACCGTGGATTCAATAGACCTGACAACTTCAGCCTTTGAAAAACTATTCGGACCGCTAAATGAGGACCTTTCAGCGAAGAACTCGAAGTTCAGCAAAATTACCGGAACGGTATTCATGGCAAACCCGAACCTGTTTGACACAAAAATCCAGAAGAGAATCGCGGCGCTTATTAAACTTCAAAACGGAAAAAGGAAAAAGACGGTTCGTTTTATCGCGTCTCTCCAAACCTCGGCGAACAGGAAAATCAAGAATATGGATGCCAGCCTTAAGGTTTTTTTTAAAAAACACGAGCTGCGCCTCCCCGCGCTAAGGGAACGTGAAGAGGACATATCCGAATTGATAATTTATTTTGTCGGCCACGCTTCTGAGGATTTCGGTAAACCCGACGTCGACGTTTCCGAAAAGGCAATGGACAGGATGATCTCTTACCCATGGCCCGGTAACGTAAAAGAGCTGCAAAGCGTCATTGAGAACACGCTGATGTCTTGCCCTGCCCACCTTATCGAACAATCCGACATCGCATTTGACTATTCGCTCAAGAAGAAGAGCAATTCGTCCACGGAAAGGTTCCTCACCAAGAGAGAAAATACCACAAAAAAGAGAATGAAGAAGAAAGGGAGAACATACCTGCAGAAGACCATCGGCCAGAGTGTCGTCCTTACCGGCCTGGGCCTCCATTCGGGAACAAAAACCGGACTGATAATCTCTCCACTCCCTCCCAGGAGCGGTATCATATTCGGGGATATATCATCCGGCAGGCAGGTTGCCGCGCTTGTCGACCATGTGGATACTACAGGATATGCGACATCAATAAAGTTCGGTGGCACTAGCGTGAAAACAATCGAGCACATAATGGCAACGCTCCATATTTACGGCATCACCAACGCACTGTTAAAAGTAAACGATGAGGTGCCGATCATGGATGGTTCCGCGGCGGCGTTTTGCAAGCTGATCGAGCATGCGGGCGTTGTGGAACAGGACGACGAGATCGAGCCGATAATCATAACCGCTCCAATCACGATAGGTGAAGGCGATAACCGTACAAAATCCCTCACGATAGAACCGTCCGACAAGCTCGAGATCCACTATCACATGGACTACCCGCAACCGGTAGGCAAGATGGACGCGGTTTTTAAAATGAATGGCCTTGAATTTTTCAAGACAGAGATCGCGCCCGCGAGAACATTCGGATTTGTTTCCGACATTAAAAATTTCGAAGAGGCCGGACTCGCGGAAGGGGGGAAGCTCACGAACGTCATCCTGGTAGATGATGAAAAAATAGTGAATACCACCCTGCGCTTTGAGGATGAGTTCGCGCGGCACAAGATACTCGACATACTTGGCGATATGTACCTTCTGGGTAGACCGCTTATCGGCAAGATATCAGCCAGGCTGACTGGTCATACCGAAAACATCGCAATGCTTAAAAAAATACGGGAAACTCTTTAA
- a CDS encoding c-type cytochrome, whose protein sequence is MTNKTENDSRESKLPVISAFLIFLILGIVAFIKSAKEPELQLPLGLEIEKYIVPPDNPMTLEKVKLGYLLFFDERLSGDGTVACATCHNPDNAFTDGAAVSTGIGGEQGNRSAPTVINRVFSTLQFWDGRAGSLEEQAKGPLTNPIEHGLKNADEAVARIASIEGYREMFRKVFDRDVNMDDLARAIAAFERTVLSGNSRYDQYAPGNEKVLSDSEERGMRLFTGKGMCAICHSGPNFTDEKFHNIGVGMADSNPDLGRYLVTGVEKDKGAFKTPTLREITKTAPYMHDGSVETLQEVMEFYNKGGEGNPYLSEKIFPLNLSKNEIADLTAFMSTLEGIGWQGIKPPENFPR, encoded by the coding sequence ATGACCAACAAAACAGAGAACGACAGCAGGGAATCAAAATTGCCTGTAATTTCTGCATTTCTGATTTTTTTAATCCTTGGCATCGTAGCGTTCATCAAATCTGCAAAGGAGCCGGAGCTTCAGCTGCCTCTTGGCCTTGAAATTGAAAAATACATCGTCCCGCCAGATAACCCGATGACCCTTGAAAAGGTAAAGCTCGGATATCTCCTTTTTTTCGATGAAAGACTTTCCGGGGATGGCACTGTTGCTTGCGCGACATGCCATAATCCCGATAACGCCTTTACGGATGGCGCCGCTGTTTCCACCGGGATAGGTGGTGAACAGGGGAACAGGAGCGCGCCCACTGTTATCAACCGTGTTTTCAGCACCCTTCAATTCTGGGACGGACGTGCCGGATCACTTGAAGAGCAGGCGAAAGGGCCGCTTACGAACCCAATAGAACATGGGCTGAAAAATGCCGACGAAGCAGTAGCGAGAATCGCCTCAATCGAAGGTTACCGTGAGATGTTCCGAAAAGTATTCGATCGCGACGTAAATATGGACGATCTTGCGCGAGCGATCGCCGCGTTTGAAAGGACGGTCCTCTCCGGCAACTCAAGGTACGACCAGTATGCGCCGGGAAATGAAAAAGTTCTTTCTGATAGCGAAGAGCGGGGGATGCGCCTTTTTACGGGAAAGGGCATGTGCGCCATCTGCCATTCGGGGCCGAATTTTACAGATGAAAAGTTTCATAACATCGGGGTCGGGATGGCGGATTCCAATCCCGACCTGGGGAGATACCTTGTAACCGGAGTGGAGAAAGACAAGGGTGCATTCAAGACCCCTACCCTGCGCGAAATAACCAAAACCGCGCCGTACATGCACGATGGAAGCGTAGAGACCCTACAAGAGGTTATGGAATTCTACAATAAGGGGGGGGAAGGGAATCCGTACCTGAGCGAAAAAATATTCCCTCTTAATCTCAGCAAAAACGAAATAGCTGATCTGACCGCCTTCATGTCGACGCTGGAAGGGATCGGGTGGCAGGGGATAAAGCCGCCGGAGAATTTTCCCCGGTAA